One part of the Lotus japonicus ecotype B-129 chromosome 2, LjGifu_v1.2 genome encodes these proteins:
- the LOC130736170 gene encoding two-component response regulator ARR14-like, with translation MATPLQKRVHSGTSSGGSYEVTSAPEFPVGLRVLVVDDDTTTLKIIEKMSISCNYRVTACSDATVALNLLRERKDDFDVVLSDVHMPDMDGYKLLEHVGLEMDLPVIMMSVDGRTCAVMKGIRHGACDYLIKPVRLEELRNIWQHVVRKIYNENKEHANSGDAKHTSSIELEIDDPSSKKPRVVWSVDLHEKFVSAVIQLGLDRAVPKRILELMNDPDLTRENVASHLQKFRIYLRRLSEVAQQQIGMLNTVPGTIESKLSASGRFDIQALAASGHVPPETLTAIQAEFLGHPITNIIPTVGQITLLEASRQGPIHSHVHHGLAHGQPLEKCPSNIAKNFPQPIVTFDGTSSRYVASQSSNTINYVGPNSSVGRLGDQNNDMLVNILRHQQQQQHPQQPSPLIQDQSRSINVQPSRVVVHSQASDTLKVVNNLATVNQGCSFGRNAIIGYGSLSQKSNKSLSTSQFTSGDAIINYGSCSIGSTHSNIPQHQNSTFTFGAAKPIPELLPVTDR, from the exons ATGGCTACACCGTTGCAGAAACGAGTGCACTCCGGCACCAGCTCCGGCGGCTCATATGAGGTTACTTCCGCCCCGGAGTTCCCGGTGGGTCTCAGAGTTCTCGTCGTCGACGATGATACCACCACCTTGAAGATTATTGAGAAAATGTCTATTAGTTGCAATTATCGCG TTACCGCATGCTCTGATGCCACTGTTGCTTTGAATCTTCTGCGAGAGAGGAAAGATGATTTTGATGTGGTACTGAGTGATGTTCACATGCCAGACATGGATGGATATAAACTTCTTGAACATGTTGGGTTGGAGATGGATCTTCCTGTTATTA TGATGTCTGTTGATGGTAGAACATGTGCTGTCATGAAGGGAATTAGACATGGGGCTTGTGATTATTTAATTAAGCCAGTACGTCTGGAAGAACTGAGGAATATATGGCAGCATGTCGTTAGGAAAATATACAATGAAAATAAAGAACATGCAAATTCTGGTGATGCTAAACATACTTCTTCTATTGAATTGGAGATTGATGACCCATCATCTAAGAAGCCCCGTGTAGTGTGGTCAGTAGATCTGCATGAAAAGTTTGTTAGTGCTGTGATTCAACTTGGGCTTGACA GGGCTGTGCCAAAGAGAATTCTAGAGTTGATGAATGACCCTGACTTAACAAGGGAAAATGTTGCAAGCCATTTGCAG AAATTTAGAATTTATTTGAGGCGATTAAGTGAAGTGGCACAGCAACAGATTGGAATGCTAAATACAGTTCCTGGGACTATAGAATCCAAGTTGAGTGCATCTGGAAGATTTGACATACAAGCTTTGGCTGCTTCTGGCCATGTTCCCCCTGAAACACTTACAGCCATTCAAGCTGAGTTTTTAGGTCACCCCATAACTAACATAATACCTACGGTGGGCCAGATTACCCTTCTCGAAGCATCAAGACAGGGTCCAATACATTCTCATGTTCATCATGGTTTGGCACATGGTCAGCCTCTTGAAAAATGCCCTTCCAACATAGCCAAGAATTTCCCTCAGCCCATCGTTACTTTTGATGGCACATCTTCAAGATATGTTGCATCGCAATCATCTAATACAATTAATTATGTGGGACCAAATAGTAGCGTTGGAAGGTTGGGCGATCAGAATAATGACATGCTGGTGAATATATTGCGGCACCAACAACAGCAGCAGCACCCGCAACAGCCCTCACCTCTGATACAGGATCAAAGTCGATCAATCAATGTTCAACCATCTCGTGTGGTAGTTCACTCTCAAGCTTCTGACACTTTGAAGGTGGTGAATAATCTTGCTACTGTCAACCAGGGTTGCAGTTTTGGCAGGAATGCCATAATTGGTTATGGTTCATTGtcacaaaaatcaaataaatcaTTGAGTACATCTCAATTTACTAGTGGTGATGCCATAATTAATTATGGTTCTTGTTCAATAGGCTCCACCCATAGCAATATTCCGCAGCATCAAAACTCAACTTTCACATTTGGTGCTGCGAAACCAATCCCTGAACTTCTGCCTGTTACTGATAGATAA